The Methanobrevibacter millerae genome includes the window AAAAATATTAAAATCAATTATCATGGCAAATGAAACCCAATAAATAACAATTCACAAAGGTATAACCCAACTTGCAATTGATCCACGACCTTGAAGATGTCGTGGTATTCTTGCATCATTTAGATAAAAAATTTTAAAAAAGAAAAAATAAATAGCTATTCAATTAGAATAGCTGGTTTATAAGGCATTGCATTTTTAGCCTTGTTTTGAGGGTCATATGAATCATCTGTGTGAACGATGATTTGTGATGAAACTTCATTGGAGATATATTCTATTGCATCATCAATTATTTGTGCTTCATCGATTTTGCCCACATATTTTGTTTTGGTCATTTCACGGCCAATCTTTTTGGCTACGGCTGCTATTTCTTTTTTATTATCATAAATATTAGCTCCAATAGCACGGCCCATGATTTGGCCAATGTCAGGTTTTCCAACTTCATCTGCTATTTTGTATAAGTCCCATTTCCAGTTAGGAGCAAGATAAATGTGAACTTTTTCAGCTTTATCTCCAACCATCTTTTTAATCTGATTAATGTCTTTAATAAGATTTTGAACTAATTCTTCTGATTTTTCAATTTCAAGACTTATTAAGCTTTCATCAGCTTCAGGCCATTCAGCAGTACTTACGAAACCTTTTCCGCCATATGTTGACCATAATTCTTCACATGTGTGTGGTGTAAATGGCGCAAGCAATCTAATCCATGATTCCAGTACTGTAGATAACACATAAACTACTGCAGGGTCCTGTTTATCAAGCAAATGATTTACTCTGTAGAGGTAGTGATCAATATCCTTTTTAAGTAAGAACAATGATTCCTGTAATGCTTTTCTTGTTTGGAAAACTTCTAAAGCTTCAGTTGATGCTTTGATATGTTGGTTGAGTTGGCTTAACATCCATAAATCAATTGTTCTAGTTAATTCAACTTCTTCAATGTTGCTTAGGTCTAATGGGGAACCTTTGATTTCTTCAACTTTTCCTGCAAATTCCCTAAACCACTCGAGTCTTCTTTTAGTTCCAAGAACTTCTTTTTCTCTCCAGTCAAAGTCCTGCCATGGTTCTGCTGATGCCATTAAGAATAATCTTACAACATCTGCGGTATAATCTTCAATTGCATCTTTTAAAAGGATAACATTACCTTTTGATGATGACATCTTATTTCCTTCCAAAAGACCCATTCCAAACACAACAGTTCCTTTAGGCCATTTGTCTTCAGGGAATATTGCGCTGTGGTGGAACATTAAAAAGCTTAAATGATTTCCTACAAGATCTTTTGCTGATAATCTCCAATCAAGAGGGTACCAGTAGTTGAATTCGTCCTGAATTTCTTTAACTACTTCTGGTGCAACTTTGATGTCATCAGAATCCTTGTTTAAATATATTTTATCAAAGAATGCACGATTCAAGTCTTCAGGATCCATATCTTTCAAGAATCTTGCAACAGAATAATATGACATGTAGATTGTAGAGTCGGTTAATGGTTCAATCAGCCATTTGTTATCCCATGGAAGTCTTGTTCCAAGTCCAACTTTTCTAGAACATGCCCAATCATCTAACCAGTCAATATAATAGTTGAAATTATTTTTTACTTCTGGAGGGATAATGGTTTCCCTTTCAAGCACCTTATGGGTTTTTTCTGTCCATTCCGGATTGGAATATTTCATAAACCATTGATCATCCATTATTTTTACAACACAGTTGTTTCCACATCTGCAGACGACAGGCCTTTCAGCGAAGTCATACATTACTGTAGCCATATTTTTGGAAATTAACTCATCTTTTAATTCTTCACGGGCAAATCTGACTTTTTTACCACCAAAACCAGGTATGCTGTCGAGAATTATTCCCTTACTGTGCTGAATTTTATAAAGTTCATTAGTGGCTTCATGTAATTTTTCATCGTTTTGGTCTGTAATTCCTAATCTTTCAATTATGCCTGCTGCAGGAATTTCTCCATAACCTTTAACGCTACAGACTGGGATTGGAACTACATTTTCTATTATTCCCTCTAGATTATATTTAGCTATTAATTCATCGTTTTTCTTCAAATCTTGAAGAGCAATATAATCTGCAGGTGCATCAGCAGGTTCTGAAAATACTACACCGCTTCCGTAGGATGCGCTTACAAAGCTTGCTGGGAAAATTGGTAATTCATCACCAGTAAATGGATTGATTGCCATTTTTCCAATCAAATCATTTGGATTGATTTCGGATATGATTTCCAAATCTTTGATTTGGTGCTGTAAATTGTAATGGGCTTCTTTGGTTATTACCCAGTTTTCATTTTCTGCTTTAACTAAAACATATTCAACATCAGGATTTAACCAGATGTTTGTTGCTCCAACAATGGTTTCCGGCCTTAATGTAGCGGTAACCAAAATTTTATCGTCAATTTTGAATTTGAGTAAAGTTAATTCATTAACTCCAACCCCTTCTCCTTCAAGCAAATCGTGGTCTCCAACAGGATTGTCACAATTCGGACAGTATTTTACGGGATGTTCTCCTCTTTGGATTAATCCTTTTTCGTATAATGTTGTAATTTGCCATTCTATGAATTTTTTGTAGGTTGGATCAATTGTCCTAAATTCACGTCTCCAGTCAATTGAATATCCCATATCATGCATTACTTCATTATATTCGCTACTGAAGTATCTCACGATATATTCCGGGTCTTCTAATTTAGGTAATTCGTCTTTTGGGACTCTGTGAACATTTTCGTACAGGTCTAAAGTCCATGGATCTTTTCTTTTAATCCTGTCTGCTATTCCAATAACTGGAGCACCGGTTACGTGCCATGCCATTGGGAATAAAACGTTATAACCTTCCATTCTTTTAAATCTTGCATAAACATCAGGTACAGTATATGTACGGCCGTGACCAATATGCATTGCACCACTAGGGTATGGGAAAGCTACTGTAATGAATAATTTTTCTTTATTATTAGGGTTTGATTCAAATAATTTTTCATCAGCCCATTTCTTTTGCCATTTTTTTTCTATCACTAAATCACCATTGTAGTCTTTTTAGGGCTTTCAGGAACTGTACTCTTATGTTTGTTCCTATAAACTCTATTTATAATATTATTAACTTCATCAACTTCAATATCTAATTCATCAGCTATTGATTTTGCATCAATATCTTTTTCTAAATTTCTGTATAATATTTTATCAAGCAATTCATAAGTCATTCCAATTTCATCTTCATCGGTTTGATTATTCCATAATCCTGCTCTAGGCGGTTTATCGATGATTTCTTGAGGAATTTCTAAATATTTGGCTAACTGATAAACATCAGTTTTATACAAGTCCCCAATTGGTTCAATGTCACATGCACCATCTCCATGCTTTGTAAAGTAACCAATCAAGATTTCGCTTTTATTACCTGTACCGCTAACCAGGTAGTTTTTGGAATTAGCATAAAAATAAATAATTGACATTCTTATTCTTGCTTTAAGATTGCCTATTGATAATTTGTCTTCTTCTAATTGTGTAACTGATAAGAATTCGTTTAAGATACTGTCAATAGCAATTTCCTTATAATTTATTCCTAATAGTTGTGCTATTGCAGTACCATGAAGTTTATCTTCTGTTGGTGTTGTTGTTGAAGGCATAACTATTCCAAAAACATTTTTCTTTCCAACAGCTTCACAAGCTAAAAATGCAGCTAATGTGGAGTCGATTCCACCACTTAATCCTACTACAAGTCCATCTGCATTAGCTTCTGATACTTTATTTTGAACGAATTCAACAATATCGTCTTTTGTTTTTTTCACATCTAATTTTGGAATTTCGTTCATATCAAACACTCACTTAATTTTTCATTAGTAATTAATATAGTTGTTTTATTATATAATATATTATTATGTCAGATGTAGAAATTTTATCCAAAAGAACTTTTGGCGGTGCTGAGAAGGAAGTTTTAGACAGCTTTGTTGAATATCAGCAGGCATTAATAGATAAAAATGAAGATAAGTTAAATGAATTGATGGCTGATGATTATATATTAACTCATATGTCCGGTAAAAAACAGACAAAAGCACAATTCATTGAAGAAGTGATGAACGGCACTCTAAATTATTTCAAATCAGAGATTCATGATCCCAACATTTTGTTTGATGATGATGAAAATGCAACATTCATTTCTGATGTCACTTTAACGGCTCGGGTATATGGTGCAAGCGGTGCATGGACGATAGATACGGTAATGGATTTTAAAAAAATAAATGGTAAATGGATAATTGGAAAATGGGACACCTAAACAAGATATTATGTGCATATAATCTGTTCTATTATTTCATATTCGCTGTATTTTATTAATCTATTTTTTTTAAAATTATTCAAATAATAAGAGTCATGATTTGAATTTTTTAATGAATATTATTCCTATGATGACTGTTGCAATAACTGAAATTATATTCGCGGTCATTGAAGGCAATCTCAATCCTTCAGGGGCTTGCAGGATATATGCAAATGCAATCAGGGTACATATGATTGCCGGAAGCAATGCGATAATGTAGGGTTTTTCTTTTTGAATTAAGTATGCACTTGCAGCATATAATACAATCGTGGCCACTATCAATTGAGCCCAAGCAAAATATCTCCAAATCAAACCGAAATCTATAAATGACAATCCAAAAGCTGCTAAAAATAAAGGCACTGCTATTTTCAGCCTTGGAATCAATTTTTCATGATTGAGATTAAGTTCATCAGCAATTGTAATTCTTGAACTTCTAAGTGATGTATCTCCAGTTGTGATTGGACAAACAACAACTCCTATTATGGTTAAAACCAAACCAATTGGTCCGACTAATGTCATTGCCATTTCGCTTACTGCTACAGAAGGTGCGGCACCATATATTGCTGCAAGTTGTGGCTGACCGTGGAAGAATGCCATTGCGATAGCAGCCCAGCAAAGTGCAACTAAACCTTCTATTACCATTGCACCAAAAAATACTGGCCTAGCGTCCTTTTCATTTTCAATACATCTTGCAACAATTGGAGATTGTGATGCGTGAAATCCTGAGATGGCTCCACAGGCAATGGTAACAAAGAGATATGGGAAAATGCTTTTGTTAGTTAAATATACTCCTTGTGTTGTAAACTCAGGAATTGTGTATGCTGGATTTAATATTAATGCTCCGGTCATTAACACAATCATAATCAGTAATAATGCTCCAAAAATAGGATATATTTTTCCAATGATTTTATCAATAGGAAATACTGTAGCAATTAAAAAATAAATAAATATTATTGTCATCCAGATAATTATAGAAATGTTCGTTAAGTTGCTAAGTAATTCAGCAGCTCCTTTTGCAAAAGTAGCTGCAACAAGAATTCCTGTCATTATAATAAGAACTGCCATAATCTTTTGAATTTTAGTTCCCAAATACTTTGAAATGATGCTGGGCATTGTCATTCCGTCATTGCGCAGGGACATGTAGCCTGAAAAGAAATCATGAATGCTTCCGATAAAAATTGTACCTAATGTAATCCATAAGAATGCTGCAGGTCCAAACAATGCACCTTGAATTGCTCCAAATATAGGCCCTAGCCCTGCAATATTTAAAAAATGAACTAAAAAGTTCTTGATTTTTGGCATAGGCATATAATCAACACCATCTTGCAGTCTATATGCGGGTGTTTCGCGACTTTCGTCTACACCAGTTATCCTTTCAATAAATTTTCCATACACGAAGTAAGATGCAATCAATGCCAAAGAACAAATAACAAAACTATACATTAATTATTATTTTACTATTTGCTCTTTAAAAAAATTACTATTTGACAAATAATTCTGAAATTATTTTTAAATTAAAAAAATAAGTATTGAGGAATTGATTTCCCCATTATTTTAAAACAAATTTTCTCATGCCTATAACACTTAATATTATAGCTATTATATAACCAATCAAAGAAATTACTGGCATGTCGAATAATCTTGGTCCAAAAGAAACCACTGAAGAACCGATTATGAGTGCTGAAATCAATGCAATAATTGAAACCTTGTCAGTAATGTCAACTTCAAACCTGAATTGCAATTCTTCATTATCAATCTTATGGATTGTTCTTGTAAGAAGACCAGGCAATGCCTGAATCATATGTCCATACAGGATTGCATTACTTTTTTTGCCTTTAAAATATCTTTTAGGATCAAGTTTCTGTTTGGCAATACGTTTAGCAACAGGTTTTAATTCTGCGAAAACATCTATTTCAGGATCAAGATTGTGTGCAATAGCTTCAATCATAGATAATCCTCTTGCCATAGTGACGACTTCATTTGGAAGAATAACTCCATATTCCTGCATAAGGCTAAGAAGTGCTTCTAATACTCCATCAAAACGATTTAACTGTACACCAAAGTATCTTCCGAATAAATCATTCAAGTCTCTTCTTAAAGTGGTTGTATCAATGTCATAGTCCAGTATGTCCATATACATCAGCTGATTAATCAACCCGTCGACATCTTGGTCCATAAACAGCAGCACCACTTCTGAAAGATCGCGTTTGAATTTCTCATCAAAGGATCCCATCATACCCAAATCAAGATAACATATCACATTATTTTCTAAAATCTTGATGTTACCCGGATGTGGATCGCCATGGAAGAATCCGTCAATGAAAAGTTGCTGGAGATAAGAATCTATAACATTTTTCGCCAAGAGTTTTTTGTCAAATTCATCACCAGTACTTGCATATACATCATTTAAATCTGTGCCTTCAATGAATTCCATAGTTAAAACTTTTGAGGAACAGTAATTGGCGTAGGTACTCGGAATATGGATATTAGGATTGTCTTCAAAATTCATTTCAATGCGTTGCATATTCATGAATTCATTATTGTAATCGATTTCCTTGTGGATGGAACGGTCAAACTCATCCATGATTCCAGGCAAGTTTAGTTTTCTAAGATCTGAATTAAATTTATCCGCACGATTAGCAATATATTTTAATATCCTCACATCAAGGTCAATTTTATCTGTGATTCCTTCTTTTTGGATTTTTACAGCAACATGTTCACCAGTAATCAACTTAGCTTCATGAACCTGACCAATGGAAGCTGTAGCCAAATGCTGATGATTAAAATCTTCGAATAAATCCTCAATTTTACCATCAAGTTCTTCTTCAACAATTGATTTAACTTGTTCATATGTTATTGGTGGATTGTCATCCTGTAAGTTTGCAAGTTCATCTGCAATTTTTTCGCCAACAACATCAGGCCTTGTACTTAACAGTTGCCCTAGCTTGATGAAAGTGGTTCCCAAATCCTGAAACATTAATCTTAACTTTACAGGAATTTCATCATCCCATAAAAGTTCATTTGCTTCATCATCACCTTTTGAACGAATTTTGTTTTTTGCAGTTTGACCTAAAATCTTATCGAAACCATATTTTTTTATGGCTTCCCTAATTTCATGCAAACGTTCTTTGGTTGCCTTATCCACAAACATCACCCAATTGATTAACCTTCAATAGCTCTAGCTTCATCAAAAGATGGGACAAACACCAAGATTACACCATCTACAATTAATCCTACTCCAACGAGAACTGCAACAAATAAAGGTTGTGCAGCTGAAAAAGCAGCCAAGAAAACAGTTAGTATACCTAAAATCAAAATCACTGCTGAACCAAGTTTTGCCATTGCCCCAGGTCTTGAAAATATACCCATTACACCAATGAATATCAGTACAAAAGCAATCAAATAAAATTGCAATCCAACAATAAAAGATAATGCATCAATACTATAAATAAATAATATTCCGAGAAGTATTGAAAGTATTCCCAATAATACTTCAATTATTGTAATATGAGTCATCATGCTAAATACAGAAAATCCATCAATAATAGCAGCAAATCCAAATGCAATTAAAGAAATTCCTGCAATAAAGGATACTGCACTTGCACTAAAAAGTGGGAAAATTATAAAAATTAAACCCAATATGATAAATAAAATTCCTAGTATTCTTTTGAAATCCATTTAAATCACCATTTTTTTTATATTAAAAACTTTTTATCAAAATTATTTTTTTTGAGAAATTAGTTTTATTTTAAATTAATTATTTTTAATTAATTTAATATTTCCTTTATTTTTTTTATTTATTAATATTTTTATTATTTTTTTTAAAATTTGATTTTTTTCTTAGAAAAATTATCATTAATTTATAGATGACAGCATAATTTTTATATTTTTTAATGAAAAATATTGATTAAATCAAAAGTTTCATTATTCATTTTATATAAAAAAAGTATTTGTTCATTAATAAATGATGGTGTTATTATGAATTTGAATGAGAAAAAAGAAAAACTTTCTGTAAAACTTGATGAAAAAAAAGTAAAATTACAAGAGAAAAAAGAACAAGCTAAAATCAATCATGAAGAAAGAAAATTAAACTTAAAAGAGTCATACACTGATAAAAAAATAAGTAAACACATTGAAATAGCTATTAAAAAAATCTATAAAGCTGAAGATGATGTTGAAAAGGATATTGCTAAATTATTAGATGCAGTTGATAAAGAAATTTTAGAAAATGAAGAAAAACCTATCGAATTCATTTTGTTCAAAGCAGAAAATAATCTAGAAGAAATCTTAATTAACGCTCAGTTAAAAATGCAAAAAGCTAAAAACGAGCTAATCAAAAATCTAGAAAAAGACATGGAAAAAGTAGCTGAATTAATATCTATTGAAGAAGATCTTTCAGTTGTTAAAGATGAAATGGATGAAGTTTCAACTATCTTAGATGAAAGAATTGAGATTGAAAAAGAAACTTTAAACATTAAAGCTAAAGAATAATCTTATCATTGAAATTTTTTTTAATGAT containing:
- a CDS encoding NAD+ synthase, whose amino-acid sequence is MNEIPKLDVKKTKDDIVEFVQNKVSEANADGLVVGLSGGIDSTLAAFLACEAVGKKNVFGIVMPSTTTPTEDKLHGTAIAQLLGINYKEIAIDSILNEFLSVTQLEEDKLSIGNLKARIRMSIIYFYANSKNYLVSGTGNKSEILIGYFTKHGDGACDIEPIGDLYKTDVYQLAKYLEIPQEIIDKPPRAGLWNNQTDEDEIGMTYELLDKILYRNLEKDIDAKSIADELDIEVDEVNNIINRVYRNKHKSTVPESPKKTTMVI
- a CDS encoding nuclear transport factor 2 family protein — protein: MSDVEILSKRTFGGAEKEVLDSFVEYQQALIDKNEDKLNELMADDYILTHMSGKKQTKAQFIEEVMNGTLNYFKSEIHDPNILFDDDENATFISDVTLTARVYGASGAWTIDTVMDFKKINGKWIIGKWDT
- a CDS encoding DUF308 domain-containing protein, which produces MDFKRILGILFIILGLIFIIFPLFSASAVSFIAGISLIAFGFAAIIDGFSVFSMMTHITIIEVLLGILSILLGILFIYSIDALSFIVGLQFYLIAFVLIFIGVMGIFSRPGAMAKLGSAVILILGILTVFLAAFSAAQPLFVAVLVGVGLIVDGVILVFVPSFDEARAIEG
- a CDS encoding carbon starvation protein A, producing the protein MYSFVICSLALIASYFVYGKFIERITGVDESRETPAYRLQDGVDYMPMPKIKNFLVHFLNIAGLGPIFGAIQGALFGPAAFLWITLGTIFIGSIHDFFSGYMSLRNDGMTMPSIISKYLGTKIQKIMAVLIIMTGILVAATFAKGAAELLSNLTNISIIIWMTIIFIYFLIATVFPIDKIIGKIYPIFGALLLIMIVLMTGALILNPAYTIPEFTTQGVYLTNKSIFPYLFVTIACGAISGFHASQSPIVARCIENEKDARPVFFGAMVIEGLVALCWAAIAMAFFHGQPQLAAIYGAAPSVAVSEMAMTLVGPIGLVLTIIGVVVCPITTGDTSLRSSRITIADELNLNHEKLIPRLKIAVPLFLAAFGLSFIDFGLIWRYFAWAQLIVATIVLYAASAYLIQKEKPYIIALLPAIICTLIAFAYILQAPEGLRLPSMTANIISVIATVIIGIIFIKKFKS
- a CDS encoding AarF/ABC1/UbiB kinase family protein yields the protein MDKATKERLHEIREAIKKYGFDKILGQTAKNKIRSKGDDEANELLWDDEIPVKLRLMFQDLGTTFIKLGQLLSTRPDVVGEKIADELANLQDDNPPITYEQVKSIVEEELDGKIEDLFEDFNHQHLATASIGQVHEAKLITGEHVAVKIQKEGITDKIDLDVRILKYIANRADKFNSDLRKLNLPGIMDEFDRSIHKEIDYNNEFMNMQRIEMNFEDNPNIHIPSTYANYCSSKVLTMEFIEGTDLNDVYASTGDEFDKKLLAKNVIDSYLQQLFIDGFFHGDPHPGNIKILENNVICYLDLGMMGSFDEKFKRDLSEVVLLFMDQDVDGLINQLMYMDILDYDIDTTTLRRDLNDLFGRYFGVQLNRFDGVLEALLSLMQEYGVILPNEVVTMARGLSMIEAIAHNLDPEIDVFAELKPVAKRIAKQKLDPKRYFKGKKSNAILYGHMIQALPGLLTRTIHKIDNEELQFRFEVDITDKVSIIALISALIIGSSVVSFGPRLFDMPVISLIGYIIAIILSVIGMRKFVLK
- the leuS gene encoding leucine--tRNA ligase, which encodes MIEKKWQKKWADEKLFESNPNNKEKLFITVAFPYPSGAMHIGHGRTYTVPDVYARFKRMEGYNVLFPMAWHVTGAPVIGIADRIKRKDPWTLDLYENVHRVPKDELPKLEDPEYIVRYFSSEYNEVMHDMGYSIDWRREFRTIDPTYKKFIEWQITTLYEKGLIQRGEHPVKYCPNCDNPVGDHDLLEGEGVGVNELTLLKFKIDDKILVTATLRPETIVGATNIWLNPDVEYVLVKAENENWVITKEAHYNLQHQIKDLEIISEINPNDLIGKMAINPFTGDELPIFPASFVSASYGSGVVFSEPADAPADYIALQDLKKNDELIAKYNLEGIIENVVPIPVCSVKGYGEIPAAGIIERLGITDQNDEKLHEATNELYKIQHSKGIILDSIPGFGGKKVRFAREELKDELISKNMATVMYDFAERPVVCRCGNNCVVKIMDDQWFMKYSNPEWTEKTHKVLERETIIPPEVKNNFNYYIDWLDDWACSRKVGLGTRLPWDNKWLIEPLTDSTIYMSYYSVARFLKDMDPEDLNRAFFDKIYLNKDSDDIKVAPEVVKEIQDEFNYWYPLDWRLSAKDLVGNHLSFLMFHHSAIFPEDKWPKGTVVFGMGLLEGNKMSSSKGNVILLKDAIEDYTADVVRLFLMASAEPWQDFDWREKEVLGTKRRLEWFREFAGKVEEIKGSPLDLSNIEEVELTRTIDLWMLSQLNQHIKASTEALEVFQTRKALQESLFLLKKDIDHYLYRVNHLLDKQDPAVVYVLSTVLESWIRLLAPFTPHTCEELWSTYGGKGFVSTAEWPEADESLISLEIEKSEELVQNLIKDINQIKKMVGDKAEKVHIYLAPNWKWDLYKIADEVGKPDIGQIMGRAIGANIYDNKKEIAAVAKKIGREMTKTKYVGKIDEAQIIDDAIEYISNEVSSQIIVHTDDSYDPQNKAKNAMPYKPAILIE